A part of Aegilops tauschii subsp. strangulata cultivar AL8/78 chromosome 2, Aet v6.0, whole genome shotgun sequence genomic DNA contains:
- the LOC109764364 gene encoding nicotinamidase 2-like encodes MPPPAAPSSYTRYETRRRNPNPREAALLVIDVQGHFASLAAPAMPAIAATVALCRGAGMPVVYTRHVDPEPRNRPLAEWWAGDRIDAGTPAAELLPGAGRAERDLVVEKSTYSAFAGTGLEEALRGMGVEEVVVAGVMTNLCCETTARDAFVRGFRVFFSADATATASRDLHEATLANMAYGFAYIVDCNRLEAALRKDK; translated from the coding sequence ATGCCGCCCCCGGCCGCTCCCTCCTCGTACACCAGGTACGAGACGCGCCGCCGCAACCCCAACCCGCGGGAGGCGGCGCTCCTCGTCATCGACGTGCAGGGCCACTTCGCGTCGCTGGCCGCGCCGGCCATGCCGGCCATCGCTGCCACCGTGGCGCTCTGCCGCGGCGCCGGCATGCCGGTCGTCTACACCCGCCACGTCGACCCGGAGCCCCGGAACCGCCCGCTCGCCGAGTGGTGGGCCGGCGACCGCATCGACGCCGGGACACCCGCCGCCGAGCTGCTCCCCGGGGCCGGCCGCGCCGAGCGCGACCTCGTGGTGGAGAAGAGCACGTACAGCGCGTTCGCCGGCACGGGGCTCGAGGAGGCGCTCCGCGGGATGGGCGTGGAGGAGGTGGTCGTGGCGGGCGTGATGACCAACCTGTGCTGCGAGACCACCGCGCGGGACGCGTTCGTGAGGGGCTTCCGGGTGTTCTTCTCGGCCGACGCCACGGCCACGGCCAGCCGCGACCTGCACGAGGCCACCCTCGCCAACATGGCCTACGGGTTCGCGTACATCGTCGACTGCAACCGACTGGAGGCGGCACTCCGGAAGGACAAGTGA